The Mytilus galloprovincialis chromosome 4, xbMytGall1.hap1.1, whole genome shotgun sequence genome contains a region encoding:
- the LOC143071687 gene encoding enteropeptidase-like isoform X1, whose translation MEYTLHGTIFCFCFILACMRVKLSLGEISCDFNEGSMCSGWTFEQNSTIYAANWTIWKGATLTANTGPQRDHFKKDGFYIFMETTSKKHRDIAMFYSPIIEQTDQVVNVTFWYYMHGIFIQSLKVYVFPDNGDQQLVKAINNEQGKQWKQAVAYLEHMGPFKIGFQAMVGSAVSDIAVDDITITGAEIYPRSTTIETSTSLNKEKRLNENETEDFFPLPYIIICVIGGVLWVVILFLLCCCVHHASRLQNSKRTVGCNTSQHIYSDDQVGGKQNTLLGANDVTKLDQVELTLDPLQLESNHYEFILDKCETKL comes from the exons ATGGAATATACTTTACATGGAacgattttttgtttttgtttcattttggcCTGCATGCGAG TAAAACTTTCGCTTGGTGAAATCAGTTGCGACTTTAATGAGGGAAGTATGTGTTCTGGTTGGACCTTCGAACAAAACTCGACAATATATGCTGCTAACTGGACCATCTGGAAAGGTGCAACTTTGACAGCGAACACTGGACCACAGAGGGACCATTTTAAGAAAG ATGGCTTCTACATCTTTATGGAAACTACAAGTAAGAAACATCGAGACATTGCCATGTTTTATTCTCCTATCATAGAACAAACAGATCAGGTTGTCAATGTCACATTTTGGTACTACATGCATGGAATATTTATCCAGAGTCTCAAAGTATATGTCTTTCCTGATAATGGAGACCAACAGCTTGTTAAGGCTATTAATAATGAACAAGGAAAGCAATGGAAACAAGCTGTGGCATATTTGGAACATATGGGGCCTTTCAAA ATAGGATTCCAAGCAATGGTAGGAAGTGCTGTATCGGACATAGCGGTTGATGATATCACAATAACAGGAGCAG AAATATACCCTCGTTCCACTACTATTG AAACATCAACCAGTTTGAATAAAGAAAAGAGATTAAATGAAAACGAGACTGAAGATTTTTTCCCTTTACCATATATAATCATATGTGTCATAGGCGGTGTTTTGTGGGTCGTTATTCTCTTTCTTTTATGTTGCTGTGTACACCACGCAAGTCGACTTCAGAATTCCAAAAGGACTGTGGGGTGCAACACTTCACAACACATTTATAGTGATGACCAAGTGGGAGGTAAACAGAATACTTTACTAGGGGCCAATGACGTAACCAAATTAGATCAAGTAGAACTGACATTAGATCCTCTACAATTAGAGAGTAACCACTACGAATTCATCTTAGACAAGTGTGAGACTAAACTCTGA
- the LOC143071687 gene encoding enteropeptidase-like isoform X2, with protein sequence MCSGWTFEQNSTIYAANWTIWKGATLTANTGPQRDHFKKDGFYIFMETTSKKHRDIAMFYSPIIEQTDQVVNVTFWYYMHGIFIQSLKVYVFPDNGDQQLVKAINNEQGKQWKQAVAYLEHMGPFKIGFQAMVGSAVSDIAVDDITITGAEIYPRSTTIETSTSLNKEKRLNENETEDFFPLPYIIICVIGGVLWVVILFLLCCCVHHASRLQNSKRTVGCNTSQHIYSDDQVGGKQNTLLGANDVTKLDQVELTLDPLQLESNHYEFILDKCETKL encoded by the exons ATGTGTTCTGGTTGGACCTTCGAACAAAACTCGACAATATATGCTGCTAACTGGACCATCTGGAAAGGTGCAACTTTGACAGCGAACACTGGACCACAGAGGGACCATTTTAAGAAAG ATGGCTTCTACATCTTTATGGAAACTACAAGTAAGAAACATCGAGACATTGCCATGTTTTATTCTCCTATCATAGAACAAACAGATCAGGTTGTCAATGTCACATTTTGGTACTACATGCATGGAATATTTATCCAGAGTCTCAAAGTATATGTCTTTCCTGATAATGGAGACCAACAGCTTGTTAAGGCTATTAATAATGAACAAGGAAAGCAATGGAAACAAGCTGTGGCATATTTGGAACATATGGGGCCTTTCAAA ATAGGATTCCAAGCAATGGTAGGAAGTGCTGTATCGGACATAGCGGTTGATGATATCACAATAACAGGAGCAG AAATATACCCTCGTTCCACTACTATTG AAACATCAACCAGTTTGAATAAAGAAAAGAGATTAAATGAAAACGAGACTGAAGATTTTTTCCCTTTACCATATATAATCATATGTGTCATAGGCGGTGTTTTGTGGGTCGTTATTCTCTTTCTTTTATGTTGCTGTGTACACCACGCAAGTCGACTTCAGAATTCCAAAAGGACTGTGGGGTGCAACACTTCACAACACATTTATAGTGATGACCAAGTGGGAGGTAAACAGAATACTTTACTAGGGGCCAATGACGTAACCAAATTAGATCAAGTAGAACTGACATTAGATCCTCTACAATTAGAGAGTAACCACTACGAATTCATCTTAGACAAGTGTGAGACTAAACTCTGA
- the LOC143071687 gene encoding neuropilin-1a-like isoform X3, with protein MEYTLHGTIFCFCFILACMRVKLSLGEISCDFNEGSMCSGWTFEQNSTIYAANWTIWKGATLTANTGPQRDHFKKDGFYIFMETTSKKHRDIAMFYSPIIEQTDQVVNVTFWYYMHGIFIQSLKVYVFPDNGDQQLVKAINNEQGKQWKQAVAYLEHMGPFKKYTLVPLLLKHQPV; from the exons ATGGAATATACTTTACATGGAacgattttttgtttttgtttcattttggcCTGCATGCGAG TAAAACTTTCGCTTGGTGAAATCAGTTGCGACTTTAATGAGGGAAGTATGTGTTCTGGTTGGACCTTCGAACAAAACTCGACAATATATGCTGCTAACTGGACCATCTGGAAAGGTGCAACTTTGACAGCGAACACTGGACCACAGAGGGACCATTTTAAGAAAG ATGGCTTCTACATCTTTATGGAAACTACAAGTAAGAAACATCGAGACATTGCCATGTTTTATTCTCCTATCATAGAACAAACAGATCAGGTTGTCAATGTCACATTTTGGTACTACATGCATGGAATATTTATCCAGAGTCTCAAAGTATATGTCTTTCCTGATAATGGAGACCAACAGCTTGTTAAGGCTATTAATAATGAACAAGGAAAGCAATGGAAACAAGCTGTGGCATATTTGGAACATATGGGGCCTTTCAAA AAATATACCCTCGTTCCACTACTATTG AAACATCAACCAGTTTGA